A genomic window from Quercus lobata isolate SW786 chromosome 10, ValleyOak3.0 Primary Assembly, whole genome shotgun sequence includes:
- the LOC115962525 gene encoding cytochrome P450 87A3-like has protein sequence MWSVWLSVISLLIVISTHWVYRWRNPKCNGKLPPGSMGIPLIGETLDFLVSNNSLDIPPFIKKRMMKFGPIFRTSLAGRPMVVSSDPEFNYYVFQQEGKLVEQWYMDSFDKLIGQDVMTRVSSHRNIHKYLRNSILSHVGPEALKNKLLPHLEDAISQKLQGWSKLPSLEVRKSLAIMIFKLTAKLLMSYDAEKSGDNIDDFFSNFMEGFMKLPINIPGTAYHKCLQNRQKLVNLMTKIYEERKRNPEIGKGDFLDQILMDMKTETFLTDKFIIYVMFGILLASFETMSSTLTLAIMLLSDKPKMVKELTEEHEAILKSREDANSGLTWKEYKSMTFTHNVVNESLRLASVLPGILRKTIQDIEVNGYTIPKGWCLMVVPSAIQLNPNIYEDPLSFDPWRWQGISANVTAKNFIPFGAGMRTCAGADFSKVFMGVFLHVLVTKYRWTIIKGGEVMRTPALGFGDGIHIQVLTKHA, from the exons ATGTGGTCTGTTTGGCTTTCTGTTATTAGCTTGCTTATTGTGATTTCCACGCATTGGGTTTATAGGTGGAGGAATCCTAAATGTAATGGAAAATTACCTCCTGGATCTATGGGCATCCCACTTATTGGGGAGACCCTTGATTTTCTAGTGTCAAACAACTCACTGGACATCCCACCTTTTATCAAGAAAAGGATGATGAA ATTTGGGCCAATATTTCGGACAAGTTTGGCAGGACGGCCAATGGTGGTATCATCTGATCCTGAATTCAATTATTATGTTTTTCAACAAGAAGGAAAATTGGTTGAACAGTGGTATATGGACTCCTTTGACAAGCTTATTGGCCAAGATGTAATGACAAGAGTTAGTAGTCATAGAAATATTCATAAGTACCTTCGGAACTCAATCTTGAGTCATGTTGGTCCTGAGGCTCTCAAGAACAAGTTGTTACCTCACTTAGAGGATGCGATAAGTCAAAAATTGCAAGGTTGGTCTAAGCTACCCAGTTTGGAAGTGAGGAAAAGCCTTGCAATT ATGATTTTTAAACTTACAGCAAAACTATTGATGAGTTATGACGCAGAGAAATCCGGAGAtaatattgatgatttttttagtAACTTCATGGAAGGATTTATGAAATTACCTATAAACATTCCTGGTACTGCTTATCATAAATGTCTACAG AATCGACAGAAGCTGGTAAACTTGATGACTAAAATATATGAGGAGAGAAAGCGTAATCCCGAAATTGGCAAAGGAGATTTTCTTGATCAAATTTTGATGGACATGAAAACTGAAACATTCTTGACAGATAAATTCATAATCTATGTGATGTTTGGGATTCTCCTTGCCAGCTTTGAGACTATGTCCTCAACTCTTACATTAGCTATTATGTTACTTAGCGACAAGCCAAAAATGGTGAAAGAATTGACG gAGGAGCATGAAGCAATTCTTAAAAGTAGAGAGGATGCCAATTCTGGACTCACATGGAAGGAATACAAATCTATGACATTTACTCATAAC GTTGTCAATGAATCACTTAGGCTGGCTAGTGTTCTTCCGGGGATTTTGAGAAAAACAATCCAAGACATTGAAGTAAATG GATATACAATTCCAAAAGGCTGGTGTCTTATGGTGGTTCCTTCTGCCATTCAACTAAACCCAAACATTTATGAGGACCCTCTTAGCTTCGATCCATGGAGATGGCAG GGTATCTCAGCGAACGTCACAGCAAAGAACTTCATACCTTTTGGAGCAGGCATGAGGACATGTGCAGGAGCAGATTTCAGCAAGGTTTTTATGGGTGTCTTCCTACATGTGTTAGTCACCAAATACAG GTGGACTATAATAAAGGGTGGAGAGGTGATGCGGACTCCTGCTTTAGGATTTGGAGATGGTATTCACATTCAGGTCTTAACAAAGCATGCATGA